From a single Paenibacillus sp. FSL W8-0426 genomic region:
- a CDS encoding phosphotransferase: MNNKQQENQAMVEQALRRYTTGSLPQFTFLGGSQNQAYEYKQDDRNLILRLTPIANRSELMVQGELDWLLFLADKGISLSKPIPSIQGKRTEVVYSMEGGAICVVFEKAQGRKVEYPECLGDNALYERLGRLTGKMHALSREYVPAKHQLKRHEWHQNWYLQHLDLLPQSHVKARRQCSTLIREIGSLPKDAQSYGLIHGDINVGNFRVSGQGKITLFDFDEAQYSWYVEDIAVQLYYLVYVYGGEQGAELRAQQARRFMDPFMKGYREEHHLDEYWLRKLPLFLKLREIIVYIGSFRNWDGDETFSSSNNQWFKDWITESRARIENGISIVDIWS, encoded by the coding sequence ATGAACAACAAACAGCAAGAGAATCAGGCGATGGTGGAACAAGCATTGCGACGGTATACGACGGGGAGTTTGCCTCAGTTTACATTTTTGGGGGGATCGCAGAATCAGGCCTATGAGTACAAACAGGACGATAGAAATCTCATCTTGAGATTGACGCCAATCGCCAATCGTTCGGAGTTGATGGTACAAGGTGAGTTGGATTGGCTCCTTTTTTTAGCGGACAAAGGCATTTCGTTGTCCAAACCCATACCTTCGATTCAGGGGAAACGAACGGAAGTGGTTTACTCCATGGAAGGTGGGGCGATCTGTGTTGTATTTGAAAAAGCACAGGGAAGAAAAGTGGAGTATCCGGAATGCCTGGGGGATAACGCTTTATATGAACGGTTGGGCCGGTTAACGGGAAAAATGCATGCGTTGTCGAGGGAATATGTGCCGGCCAAACACCAGCTCAAAAGGCATGAGTGGCATCAAAACTGGTACCTGCAGCATCTCGATTTGCTGCCGCAATCACATGTTAAGGCGCGTCGCCAATGCAGCACATTGATCCGCGAAATCGGTTCATTACCGAAAGATGCCCAATCCTATGGGCTGATCCACGGCGATATCAATGTCGGCAACTTCAGGGTAAGCGGGCAAGGGAAGATCACGCTGTTCGATTTTGATGAAGCGCAGTACAGCTGGTATGTGGAGGACATCGCGGTACAACTGTATTATTTGGTGTATGTCTATGGCGGGGAACAAGGGGCGGAACTACGTGCACAGCAGGCACGGCGATTCATGGATCCTTTTATGAAGGGCTATCGGGAGGAACATCATCTGGACGAATACTGGCTGCGGAAGCTTCCGCTGTTTCTGAAATTACGGGAGATCATCGTATATATCGGTTCATTTCGAAACTGGGACGGGGACGAAACCTTCAGCAGTTCGAATAACCAGTGGTTCAAGGACTGGATAACAGAAAGCAGGGCTAGGATCGAAAACGGCATTTCGATCGTCGACATATGGAGTTAG
- a CDS encoding HAMP domain-containing sensor histidine kinase, producing MEMTTRPKNRKPTRLRSLFMKYLMFFCAGIIVLGLLLGGLFIAMLSWGAILPANYAEKQAAAAAASFEQEGTVPSSDDALFRYALLSSDGEWAAGTLSPRDALQAWTELKERMVNTSLTHVYVKAVHQDQVMLFRYSVSAQFEPLWLRNVIPSAEIAFFAAFLGLLIGGVLWLASAFGRTLSLKLRGLRQAAEHVQNQDLDFEIRMSGVSEIDQILDSMHQMKEALRSSLQQQWKLEQSRREQISALAHDVKTPLTIVRGNVELLSETGQTAEQQEYTAYITDSVRQMEQYIRTLIDIANTETSMSLNRREVDAHQFVERVKGQIHALVAVKKQHAVWAASSFPPRFYADEDLLERALMNVVHNASDHMAEHQQMTIRMEGAGQGVRWTIIDEGPGFSAEALKYATDQFYMGDASRSSTGHYGMGLYISQHIMQMHGGMLRLGNSDETGGAQVTLEIPVGAKR from the coding sequence ATGGAAATGACGACACGACCGAAGAATCGGAAACCGACCAGGCTGCGTTCCTTGTTTATGAAATACCTCATGTTTTTCTGCGCAGGGATCATCGTGCTCGGATTGCTGTTGGGAGGCCTCTTCATTGCCATGCTGTCCTGGGGAGCCATTCTTCCTGCCAATTACGCGGAAAAGCAAGCGGCGGCTGCCGCCGCTTCATTCGAGCAGGAAGGAACCGTCCCTTCTTCTGATGACGCGTTGTTCCGATATGCTTTGTTGTCATCCGATGGGGAATGGGCAGCGGGAACGTTATCCCCAAGGGATGCTTTACAAGCTTGGACCGAGCTTAAGGAACGGATGGTCAACACAAGCCTTACCCATGTTTACGTGAAAGCCGTTCATCAGGATCAGGTGATGCTGTTCCGTTACTCCGTCTCTGCGCAATTCGAGCCTTTATGGCTGCGAAACGTTATACCGAGCGCAGAGATTGCTTTCTTTGCTGCCTTTCTCGGCTTGCTGATCGGCGGAGTTCTGTGGCTTGCATCGGCTTTTGGGCGGACGTTGTCGCTCAAGCTGAGGGGGCTCAGGCAGGCGGCAGAGCATGTGCAGAACCAGGACTTGGACTTTGAGATTCGAATGAGCGGCGTCAGCGAGATCGATCAGATCCTGGACTCGATGCATCAGATGAAAGAAGCGCTTCGCAGCTCGCTTCAGCAGCAGTGGAAGTTGGAGCAGAGCCGCCGCGAGCAAATTTCCGCCTTGGCCCATGACGTCAAAACGCCGCTGACCATTGTACGGGGAAACGTCGAACTGTTGTCCGAAACCGGGCAAACGGCAGAGCAGCAGGAATATACCGCTTATATCACCGATAGCGTCCGCCAGATGGAGCAATACATTCGAACCTTGATCGATATAGCGAATACCGAAACATCCATGTCTTTGAACAGGAGAGAGGTAGATGCGCATCAATTCGTCGAACGGGTAAAAGGACAGATCCACGCCTTGGTTGCAGTCAAAAAACAGCATGCGGTTTGGGCGGCTTCTTCGTTCCCTCCAAGGTTTTATGCCGATGAAGACTTGCTGGAGCGAGCGTTGATGAACGTGGTCCATAACGCTTCAGACCATATGGCAGAACATCAACAAATGACGATTCGAATGGAGGGGGCGGGACAAGGCGTGCGATGGACGATCATCGACGAAGGCCCTGGTTTTTCGGCCGAGGCGCTCAAATATGCCACCGATCAATTCTATATGGGAGATGCCTCCAGAAGCTCCACCGGCCACTATGGAATGGGGCTTTACATCTCGCAGCACATCATGCAAATGCACGGGGGAATGCTTCGTCTCGGCAATTCGGATGAAACCGGAGGGGCCCAAGTGACGCTGGAAATTCCCGTCGGTGCCAAACGATAA
- a CDS encoding sugar O-acetyltransferase, with protein sequence MKTEKQKMLDGELYKAWDPELTRDRTHARRLTRMYNQTTEADEEKRVQILKELFGSTGENLSMEPNVRVDYGYNVHVGDHFYANFDCTILDVCEVRIGHHCLFGPGVHVYTATHPVDPYERSQGPEYGKPVTIGNHVWVGGRSVINPGVTIGNNVVIASGSVVTKDVPDNVIVGGNPARVIRKIEETSMNRNDNEMDKG encoded by the coding sequence ATGAAGACAGAGAAACAAAAAATGCTGGACGGAGAACTTTATAAGGCCTGGGACCCGGAATTGACGCGTGATCGGACCCATGCCAGAAGACTGACCCGAATGTACAATCAGACCACCGAAGCGGATGAGGAGAAGCGTGTACAGATTCTGAAAGAACTGTTTGGCTCGACTGGCGAGAACCTGAGCATGGAACCGAATGTGCGGGTGGATTATGGATACAATGTGCACGTCGGCGATCATTTTTACGCGAATTTCGATTGCACTATTCTGGATGTATGTGAAGTACGGATCGGGCATCACTGCTTGTTCGGACCGGGCGTTCACGTGTACACTGCGACTCATCCCGTTGACCCGTACGAAAGAAGCCAAGGACCGGAATACGGCAAACCGGTAACGATCGGTAACCATGTCTGGGTCGGCGGGCGCTCTGTTATCAATCCGGGCGTGACCATTGGCAACAATGTCGTCATCGCTTCAGGATCGGTGGTCACCAAGGATGTACCCGACAACGTGATCGTCGGTGGAAATCCTGCAAGAGTGATTCGAAAGATCGAGGAAACCTCGATGAATCGGAATGACAACGAAATGGATAAAGGCTAA
- a CDS encoding lantibiotic immunity ABC transporter MutE/EpiE family permease subunit, protein MSQYIRILRAEHLKLKRTFTRKLILTAPLLTLFLCFMLMGGRFFQSGSLNWWYTMILPGALTLMCSGVLRKDGGKLRYRPILSLPIPASLSWLGKIGEVVILFFGASMFLWVALLAVGLLLPGTISAMDSLLGTLAIFATFLWQIPFCLFLADRVGTFVTLIISMIGNFGAGVIFLPTSDLWWIPYGIPSRLMCAIIQVLPNGLPVPAGDPLLDQSVILPGLLINIGWFVLLSFITAKAFQGKESK, encoded by the coding sequence ATGAGCCAATATATTCGTATTCTTCGAGCCGAACATCTCAAGCTCAAACGAACGTTTACGCGCAAATTGATATTGACGGCCCCGCTGCTTACGTTATTTCTATGTTTCATGTTAATGGGAGGGCGTTTCTTTCAAAGCGGAAGCTTGAACTGGTGGTATACCATGATCTTGCCCGGTGCGCTGACGCTGATGTGCAGCGGCGTGCTTCGCAAGGATGGAGGAAAGCTCCGATATCGTCCGATCCTTTCGCTGCCGATACCTGCATCGCTGAGTTGGCTGGGCAAAATCGGCGAAGTGGTCATTCTGTTTTTCGGAGCGTCGATGTTTTTGTGGGTCGCTTTACTCGCTGTAGGATTGCTCTTGCCTGGTACCATCTCAGCCATGGACAGTCTGCTGGGTACGCTGGCCATTTTCGCCACGTTCCTCTGGCAAATTCCGTTTTGCCTCTTTCTGGCAGACCGTGTCGGCACCTTCGTTACGCTGATCATAAGCATGATCGGCAACTTCGGAGCAGGCGTTATTTTTCTCCCGACGTCGGATCTATGGTGGATTCCTTACGGCATTCCCAGCCGGTTGATGTGCGCCATCATTCAAGTGCTGCCGAACGGGCTTCCGGTGCCTGCCGGCGATCCGCTTCTGGATCAATCGGTCATTCTGCCGGGATTGCTTATCAACATCGGATGGTTCGTGCTGCTGTCCTTCATAACGGCCAAAGCATTCCAGGGCAAGGAGTCGAAGTAA
- the dapA gene encoding 4-hydroxy-tetrahydrodipicolinate synthase, whose product MMNEKHIHGIFIPVITPFTSDHKLDIESYRNYVTYLAEHDIQGLVVNGTTGESPTVSWDEVAQLVQTTQDVLKELNKTIPIVVGTGTNDTYSTVRRTEMAAKIGADAAMVVTPYYNRPTQEGIVEHFRAASGTGLPVLVYEIPARTGSRMTLDTIRTVLDLDGVIGLKDSSGGLDLLLQLTKHDTKPILCGEDSYFHAMLCQGAAGGMLASAHLNLPKYVDIYQRFASGDVTGARDSFKEVESLIRQVFSEPAPAAIKWWLSQQEIIATGQLRLPLMPASDQLKQNLMNTIVSYA is encoded by the coding sequence ATGATGAACGAAAAACATATTCATGGGATTTTCATACCGGTGATTACACCTTTTACGAGCGATCATAAGCTGGACATCGAGTCTTACCGGAATTACGTCACTTATTTGGCAGAGCACGACATTCAAGGCCTTGTCGTAAACGGCACGACGGGCGAATCGCCGACCGTATCCTGGGACGAAGTTGCGCAACTGGTACAAACGACGCAGGATGTGCTCAAAGAGCTGAACAAAACCATTCCAATCGTCGTCGGCACGGGAACCAATGATACGTACTCTACGGTACGACGCACGGAAATGGCTGCCAAAATCGGTGCAGACGCGGCCATGGTGGTCACTCCATATTACAACCGTCCTACGCAAGAAGGCATTGTGGAGCATTTTCGCGCCGCATCCGGCACCGGCTTGCCTGTTCTGGTATACGAAATTCCGGCACGTACCGGCAGTCGGATGACGCTCGACACGATTCGCACCGTGCTTGACCTGGATGGCGTAATCGGCCTGAAAGACAGCTCCGGCGGACTGGACCTGCTCCTCCAGTTGACGAAGCATGATACGAAACCGATTCTGTGCGGGGAGGATTCCTATTTCCACGCAATGCTCTGCCAAGGGGCTGCCGGCGGCATGCTTGCATCCGCGCACCTGAACTTGCCGAAATACGTGGACATCTACCAGCGCTTTGCAAGCGGCGACGTTACAGGCGCCCGAGACAGCTTCAAAGAGGTGGAGTCGTTGATTCGCCAGGTCTTCTCGGAACCTGCTCCCGCAGCCATCAAATGGTGGCTGTCCCAGCAAGAGATCATCGCGACCGGACAATTGCGGCTGCCGCTCATGCCCGCATCGGATCAGCTCAAGCAAAACCTCATGAATACCATCGTTTCTTATGCATAA
- a CDS encoding SDR family NAD(P)-dependent oxidoreductase, giving the protein MDMGLNHKTALVTGSTKGIGKAIAIELAKEGVNVLINGRNSEEVERVVGEIKSAYPNTSPQNAAADIVNAAGREALFEKFPQIDILVNNAGIYEIMSYDDADEAVWEKYIQTNVLAANALTKLYMPRMLNNGFGRVIFIASEEAVMPSGQMPQYAITKSMLLSLSKSLSKLTAGTEVTVNTIMPGPTLSENVQQIIESIIQDENMTFEEKEKTFMAANLPQSELQRFIRPNEIGRLAAFVCSPYATPFKGSPIRMDGGMVPTIF; this is encoded by the coding sequence ATGGATATGGGATTGAACCACAAAACCGCGTTAGTAACAGGATCGACGAAAGGAATCGGCAAAGCTATTGCCATTGAATTGGCCAAAGAAGGCGTTAACGTACTCATCAATGGACGAAATTCTGAAGAGGTAGAACGCGTAGTCGGCGAAATCAAGTCTGCCTATCCGAATACGTCCCCACAAAATGCGGCAGCCGATATCGTGAATGCCGCCGGGCGCGAAGCCTTGTTCGAAAAGTTCCCTCAGATAGATATTTTAGTGAACAACGCCGGCATTTATGAGATCATGTCATACGATGATGCGGACGAGGCCGTGTGGGAAAAATATATTCAGACCAACGTGCTTGCCGCAAACGCGCTGACCAAATTGTATATGCCCCGCATGCTGAACAACGGCTTTGGGCGGGTCATCTTTATTGCGAGCGAAGAAGCGGTGATGCCGTCCGGACAGATGCCGCAATATGCGATAACCAAATCCATGCTGCTCTCCTTGTCGAAGAGCTTGTCCAAATTGACGGCAGGCACGGAGGTAACGGTCAACACGATCATGCCTGGACCGACGCTCTCCGAGAACGTGCAGCAGATCATCGAGAGCATCATTCAGGACGAGAACATGACGTTCGAAGAAAAAGAAAAAACCTTCATGGCCGCCAATCTTCCGCAATCCGAATTGCAGCGGTTCATCAGACCGAACGAGATCGGCAGGCTTGCGGCATTTGTATGCAGTCCCTACGCGACCCCGTTCAAGGGTTCCCCGATCCGCATGGATGGAGGAATGGTGCCGACGATTTTCTAA
- a CDS encoding DUF4180 domain-containing protein yields MSIQYAILGLLSWKPASGYELKKVIEQSPTMHWSGNNNQIYRSLVQLLDKGYVTNEVQHQESSPSKKVYSITDAGWSRLKEWVLTEPELPEFKNTFLIQLAWSEALSDEELLELLSQYESRIQAELLYQQEKLNRGVPAPHRSERETFIWNKISENLLSSYHHELEWLQSVREELHQTKTSKEMTRMNHTIVEQDGRKYIEVLSAETPLGTEQDALDLIGLCMEKEISLLMLHGEALSDDFFKLRTGVAGKMIQKWINYRVKTAAVIPAELAQQGRFKEMAAESSGSSAFRIFEHKHDAQQWLLKD; encoded by the coding sequence ATGTCCATCCAATATGCCATACTCGGGCTGCTGAGCTGGAAACCGGCTTCGGGCTATGAGCTGAAAAAAGTCATCGAGCAGTCCCCGACCATGCATTGGTCCGGCAACAACAATCAAATTTACCGCTCCCTTGTCCAATTGCTGGACAAAGGCTACGTGACCAATGAAGTTCAGCACCAGGAGAGCTCCCCATCCAAAAAAGTGTACAGCATCACGGATGCAGGATGGTCCAGATTGAAAGAATGGGTCCTTACCGAACCGGAGCTTCCCGAGTTCAAAAACACGTTCCTGATTCAATTGGCATGGTCTGAAGCGTTGAGTGACGAGGAATTGCTTGAGTTGTTGTCGCAGTATGAGAGCAGAATCCAGGCAGAGCTTCTGTACCAACAGGAAAAACTGAACCGGGGCGTCCCGGCACCTCATCGGAGCGAACGCGAAACGTTCATATGGAACAAAATCTCCGAAAATCTGTTGTCGTCCTATCACCATGAATTGGAATGGCTCCAAAGCGTCCGCGAAGAACTTCACCAAACCAAAACAAGCAAGGAGATGACCCGAATGAATCATACCATTGTTGAACAAGACGGACGAAAGTATATCGAAGTATTATCCGCCGAAACGCCCCTTGGCACGGAACAGGATGCGCTTGACCTGATCGGGTTGTGCATGGAAAAAGAGATTAGCTTGCTTATGCTGCATGGCGAGGCTCTTTCCGACGATTTCTTCAAGCTGAGAACAGGGGTGGCCGGCAAAATGATTCAAAAATGGATCAACTACCGCGTCAAAACGGCTGCTGTCATCCCGGCGGAATTGGCCCAGCAGGGACGTTTTAAAGAAATGGCCGCTGAATCCAGCGGCAGCAGCGCATTTCGCATATTTGAACATAAACACGACGCGCAGCAGTGGCTGTTGAAAGATTAA
- a CDS encoding response regulator transcription factor, with product MARLLAVDDEPAVLALLSNILQKDGHLVTAVSDPSTVQDQQLGTFDLIMLDVMMPGIDGFQLCRQIRDKVDCPILFLTAKSMEGDIMSGLAEGADDYIVKPFGAGELRARIQAHLRRENREKRNVLCIGDMHFNLSGKEIRVRGQDVPLTKSEYAICEFLAMKRGQVFSREQIYESVFGYEGESDSSTIVEHVKNIRAKLNRVGEAPIETVWGIGYRWK from the coding sequence ATGGCACGACTATTGGCCGTTGACGACGAACCTGCCGTGCTCGCGCTGCTATCGAACATTCTGCAAAAGGACGGTCATCTGGTGACGGCCGTTTCCGACCCGTCCACCGTGCAGGATCAACAGCTTGGAACCTTCGATTTGATCATGCTTGATGTGATGATGCCCGGGATTGACGGTTTCCAATTATGCCGGCAAATTCGGGACAAGGTCGATTGTCCCATTCTGTTCCTTACCGCCAAATCGATGGAAGGGGATATCATGTCCGGCCTTGCCGAAGGAGCGGACGATTACATCGTCAAGCCGTTTGGCGCCGGAGAGCTGAGAGCAAGAATCCAGGCCCATTTAAGGCGCGAAAATCGCGAAAAGCGTAACGTGCTGTGCATCGGCGACATGCATTTCAATTTGTCCGGAAAGGAAATACGGGTTCGGGGTCAGGACGTTCCTTTAACCAAAAGCGAATACGCCATCTGTGAATTTCTCGCGATGAAGCGGGGACAGGTGTTTTCCCGGGAACAAATCTATGAATCGGTGTTTGGGTATGAAGGAGAGAGCGATTCTTCCACGATCGTGGAGCACGTCAAAAACATTCGCGCCAAGCTGAACCGGGTTGGCGAAGCGCCGATCGAGACCGTGTGGGGGATCGGTTACCGATGGAAATGA
- a CDS encoding lantibiotic immunity ABC transporter MutG family permease subunit, whose protein sequence is MSMFIRYMRADVIKLRRQSLPWIHLAIPFIGIVLFLSYYAFTPYSDASKIDGYLQAVAIALPAIIGIVCAIAAEQEYNAGGFQHLLTSPVKVIPFLSKLSLLLVFGLASILTAAVGFGVGNVFILQNEMQDISFYILAGLILFGSSIFLYVFHFIVSLRWGRGASMGLGIAGSLVSALLLTGLGDANWVYVPFAWPSRLITLWSRFAGEAASSVPAHSMLGMGIACLAAGTLLMIAISVAWVWRWEGKHALE, encoded by the coding sequence ATGAGCATGTTCATTCGTTATATGCGTGCCGATGTGATCAAGCTGCGCAGACAATCGCTGCCATGGATTCACCTGGCGATCCCGTTCATCGGCATCGTGCTGTTTCTTTCGTATTATGCATTCACACCGTATTCCGATGCCTCCAAAATCGATGGATACCTGCAGGCCGTTGCCATTGCACTGCCTGCAATCATCGGCATCGTATGTGCAATTGCCGCGGAACAGGAGTATAATGCAGGAGGCTTTCAACATTTGCTGACATCACCGGTCAAGGTGATTCCTTTTCTTAGCAAGCTCAGCCTTCTCCTGGTGTTTGGTTTGGCAAGCATCCTAACGGCGGCCGTAGGATTCGGCGTTGGAAATGTATTCATTTTGCAAAATGAAATGCAGGATATATCTTTTTACATACTGGCGGGACTGATCTTGTTCGGCAGCAGCATATTCCTTTACGTATTTCATTTTATCGTTAGTTTGAGATGGGGAAGAGGTGCTTCCATGGGACTGGGCATCGCGGGGAGTCTGGTGTCTGCGCTGCTGTTGACCGGACTGGGGGACGCCAATTGGGTTTACGTTCCGTTTGCCTGGCCATCCCGATTGATCACCTTGTGGTCAAGGTTTGCAGGCGAGGCTGCAAGCTCCGTACCTGCGCATTCGATGTTGGGCATGGGAATCGCCTGTCTGGCGGCGGGGACCCTCTTGATGATTGCAATATCAGTTGCATGGGTATGGCGTTGGGAAGGAAAGCATGCGCTTGAATAG
- a CDS encoding lantibiotic protection ABC transporter ATP-binding protein — translation MEPFILQTEHLCKTFKSQIAVNEVSLAIRRNTVYGLLGPNGAGKSTMLKMLTGMLKPTSGEIRFEGRPWTRADLHQIGALIETPPLYDNLTARENLKVRCTLYGLPDSRIDEVLQQVDLTGTGRKRAGQFSLGMKQRLGIAIALLNHPKLLILDEPTNGLDPIGIQEQRALIRSFAEQGITVIVSSHILSEVEQVADDIGIMAGGVLAYQEAVKPGQQLEPLFMQIASKHRKEGA, via the coding sequence ATGGAACCATTTATTTTGCAAACCGAGCATTTATGCAAGACGTTTAAATCACAAATCGCGGTCAACGAAGTATCGCTTGCAATCCGGCGCAATACCGTTTACGGGCTGCTCGGACCGAACGGCGCCGGGAAGTCGACGATGCTCAAAATGTTGACCGGCATGCTGAAACCGACCTCCGGGGAGATCCGTTTCGAAGGCCGGCCCTGGACGCGGGCAGACCTCCATCAGATCGGCGCGTTGATCGAAACGCCGCCCCTGTACGACAATTTGACGGCACGCGAAAACTTGAAGGTCCGGTGCACGCTCTACGGATTGCCTGATTCCCGGATTGACGAAGTGCTTCAACAGGTCGATCTGACAGGAACGGGACGCAAACGTGCAGGCCAATTCTCCCTCGGCATGAAGCAGCGCCTCGGCATTGCGATTGCGTTGTTGAATCATCCCAAGCTGCTTATTCTCGATGAGCCGACCAATGGCCTCGATCCGATCGGCATTCAGGAGCAGCGCGCATTGATCCGCTCTTTTGCCGAACAAGGCATTACCGTCATCGTTTCCAGCCACATCCTCTCGGAAGTGGAGCAGGTTGCCGACGATATCGGCATTATGGCCGGAGGGGTTCTCGCTTATCAAGAAGCCGTGAAACCCGGTCAACAACTGGAGCCGTTGTTCATGCAGATCGCCAGCAAACATCGCAAGGAGGGAGCGTGA
- a CDS encoding LysR family transcriptional regulator: protein MDFIYLQTFREVAIRESFTRAAEVLGYAQSSVTTQIQKLEKAYDVKLFERYSNNKIRLTSAGEELFKLAGQMLELFEQSKEKMAKQGGGSMTIGTMDSIASYYLPTYMQATRKEYPELNIRLHTDSEELILHQVKEGEADVGLILADDSSDPALQWIRIREEPLVLIVHPGHPLLSKEEIVLDDLNDAEWIMPEHTCNYRQLLERVLRANGIPYRVGLELGNPEAIKRSIKTGEGISILPQMAAMEEIERGELMTLPFDHPELKLEIQLVLHPKKWVSNALRHFMDILKV, encoded by the coding sequence TTGGATTTCATCTACCTTCAAACGTTTCGCGAGGTGGCCATACGCGAAAGCTTTACAAGAGCCGCAGAAGTGCTCGGCTACGCGCAATCCAGCGTGACGACCCAAATTCAGAAGCTCGAAAAGGCTTATGACGTCAAGCTGTTCGAACGATACAGCAACAATAAAATTCGCTTGACCTCCGCAGGGGAGGAACTGTTCAAGCTCGCAGGGCAAATGCTGGAATTATTTGAGCAGTCCAAAGAGAAAATGGCCAAGCAAGGCGGAGGTTCCATGACGATCGGCACGATGGATTCGATTGCTTCCTATTACCTGCCAACCTATATGCAGGCAACCCGAAAAGAGTATCCCGAACTGAACATTCGTTTGCATACGGATTCGGAAGAATTGATCTTGCATCAGGTGAAGGAAGGGGAAGCCGACGTTGGGCTGATTCTTGCGGACGATTCCAGCGATCCTGCTTTGCAGTGGATAAGGATCAGGGAGGAACCCCTAGTGCTCATCGTTCACCCCGGCCATCCTCTGCTCAGCAAGGAAGAAATTGTTCTGGACGACCTGAACGATGCGGAATGGATCATGCCCGAGCATACGTGCAACTACCGGCAGCTGCTGGAACGCGTGCTTCGCGCGAACGGCATTCCGTATCGGGTAGGGTTGGAACTGGGCAATCCCGAGGCAATCAAGCGCAGCATCAAAACCGGGGAAGGCATATCCATCTTGCCGCAGATGGCAGCCATGGAGGAGATCGAACGCGGGGAACTGATGACACTGCCTTTCGATCATCCCGAGCTGAAGCTGGAGATTCAGCTGGTTCTGCATCCCAAGAAGTGGGTGTCCAACGCCTTGCGGCATTTTATGGATATACTGAAAGTATAA
- a CDS encoding AraC family transcriptional regulator ligand-binding domain-containing protein: protein MTTDSFDRIKMPPGFWEGLRQLGIAPQDVARKAGLPLTIISEPAVNTAQYYAIWQAYSDLAGDIAQGMIKLATIYETAKYPPTVLATYHARDYRDALQRMVRYKQLCPPESLRMSENGEECAITLEWLVADQSCPPLLVGITLAFLLELGRRGTGQPLTARAVEFTQPMGDMHALEAYFGCQVRTDADHNRLTLHRNDLDRPFLTYNEQLLEILTPALDRTLDEHQGSRSVSDMAKWIMKRSLSGGRPDIRTVAKELGMSDRTLQRRLTDENTSFNHLLTQARHEQARMYLADASLDIKEVAFLIGYEDQNSFYRAFRAWEGDTPAHWRSAHAETHDEAASTPADRPDFH, encoded by the coding sequence ATGACAACCGATTCCTTTGATCGCATCAAAATGCCGCCGGGTTTCTGGGAAGGGCTGCGTCAATTGGGGATTGCTCCGCAGGACGTAGCTCGTAAAGCCGGATTGCCGCTCACGATCATTTCCGAACCAGCCGTAAACACCGCCCAATATTACGCAATTTGGCAGGCGTATTCCGACCTGGCAGGCGATATTGCCCAAGGCATGATCAAACTTGCCACGATTTATGAAACAGCGAAATATCCGCCAACCGTGCTAGCGACATACCATGCCCGGGATTATCGGGATGCCTTGCAGCGGATGGTCCGATATAAACAGCTCTGTCCTCCCGAAAGCTTGCGCATGAGCGAGAACGGCGAGGAATGTGCCATTACATTGGAGTGGCTCGTTGCCGACCAATCTTGCCCGCCATTGCTTGTAGGCATCACACTGGCATTCCTGCTTGAATTGGGACGGCGGGGCACAGGCCAGCCTTTGACGGCGCGCGCCGTGGAATTCACGCAGCCGATGGGGGATATGCATGCGCTCGAAGCATACTTTGGATGCCAAGTCCGGACAGATGCCGATCACAATCGGTTGACGCTGCACCGGAACGATCTGGATCGTCCTTTTTTGACCTACAATGAACAACTTTTGGAGATTCTGACCCCTGCATTGGACCGCACGCTGGATGAACACCAGGGAAGTCGCTCCGTGTCGGACATGGCCAAATGGATCATGAAGCGCAGCCTATCCGGGGGGCGTCCCGATATCCGGACGGTTGCCAAGGAATTAGGCATGAGCGATCGTACGCTGCAGCGCCGGCTAACCGATGAAAACACAAGTTTCAATCATTTGCTTACGCAAGCAAGACATGAACAGGCACGGATGTATTTGGCAGACGCATCGCTCGATATCAAGGAAGTAGCCTTTTTAATCGGATATGAAGACCAGAACTCGTTTTACCGCGCATTTCGCGCCTGGGAAGGCGATACCCCCGCTCATTGGCGCAGCGCGCATGCAGAGACGCATGACGAAGCCGCATCCACGCCTGCAGATCGACCGGATTTCCATTAA